Proteins encoded together in one Terriglobia bacterium window:
- a CDS encoding tetratricopeptide repeat protein: MAQQAEPRVSDLVLIVPFENTSSAAGSEWISEAFPEVLGARLDLGPLFVFSRDDRLSAFDHLGLPASAKPSRATVLQVAQALDADFVIVGSYRVAGTTLTARAQVMDVNNLRLSPELSESGPLEDLVALETALAWDVLDHLKRTRNVSKAQFAAQFPPIRKDALESYVRGIVAGNQQEKIARLKEAVRLDPGYALALLQLGKTYYNARDYASASTWLAKIPVAQAHGNEAQFYLGLASFYAGQMDAAQAAFSSLASRLPLTEVTNNLGVVAARRGDRRARGHFEKAVQTDPNDPDYHFNLAVELYREGNTQESARELRQVLAAQPDPEANSFLDAINAGTAPSRLPLERIKRNYDESGFRQLALEIDNANEARLEKADAVTHAAFHVQRGAELLEQGFLGEAEKQFREAVMLDSSNAGAHAGLARVLESFQNPSAARSEALMSLKLKPSADAYLLLARLDLAENDPAAAEQNVNHALQLEPGSAAAAALKRDIASALSKSPSR; encoded by the coding sequence TTGGCCCAGCAAGCTGAACCCCGGGTGAGCGACCTGGTGTTGATCGTGCCGTTTGAGAATACTTCCAGCGCCGCGGGCAGCGAGTGGATCAGTGAAGCTTTTCCTGAAGTCCTGGGCGCCCGGCTTGACTTGGGTCCGCTGTTTGTCTTCAGCCGCGATGACCGCCTCAGCGCCTTCGACCATCTGGGCCTTCCCGCCAGCGCCAAGCCGTCGCGGGCCACCGTTCTCCAGGTAGCGCAAGCCTTAGACGCCGACTTCGTGATCGTCGGCAGCTATCGCGTGGCGGGAACCACGCTCACCGCGCGCGCCCAGGTCATGGACGTCAACAATCTGCGCCTGAGTCCGGAGCTGTCCGAGTCCGGGCCGCTTGAAGATCTCGTCGCTTTGGAAACCGCGCTGGCCTGGGACGTGCTCGACCATCTCAAGCGGACGCGCAACGTTTCCAAAGCGCAGTTTGCCGCCCAGTTTCCGCCGATCCGCAAGGACGCCTTGGAAAGTTACGTTCGCGGCATCGTAGCCGGCAACCAGCAGGAAAAAATCGCAAGGCTGAAAGAGGCCGTTCGTCTCGATCCTGGTTACGCCCTCGCGCTTCTGCAGCTGGGCAAGACCTATTACAACGCCCGCGACTACGCGTCAGCCTCAACCTGGCTGGCCAAGATACCCGTCGCCCAGGCGCACGGCAATGAAGCCCAGTTCTATCTTGGCCTCGCGTCTTTTTACGCCGGCCAAATGGACGCCGCCCAAGCCGCGTTCAGTTCGCTGGCCTCCCGTTTGCCGCTCACGGAGGTCACCAACAACCTGGGCGTGGTGGCTGCCCGCCGTGGCGACCGCCGCGCGCGCGGTCATTTTGAAAAAGCCGTCCAGACCGATCCTAACGACCCCGACTATCACTTCAACCTGGCGGTGGAACTCTATCGCGAAGGCAACACCCAGGAATCTGCACGCGAGCTTCGCCAGGTATTGGCCGCTCAACCGGACCCTGAAGCCAACAGTTTTCTTGACGCCATCAACGCCGGCACGGCGCCGTCGCGGCTTCCTCTGGAACGCATCAAACGCAACTATGACGAATCCGGCTTTCGCCAACTCGCCCTGGAGATTGACAACGCCAATGAAGCCCGCCTGGAAAAAGCTGACGCCGTCACCCACGCCGCTTTTCATGTGCAGCGCGGCGCGGAACTGCTGGAACAGGGATTTTTAGGCGAAGCGGAAAAGCAGTTTCGCGAAGCCGTGATGCTGGATTCTTCCAACGCCGGGGCCCACGCCGGGCTGGCCCGCGTTCTGGAAAGTTTCCAGAATCCTTCCGCCGCCCGCAGTGAAGCGCTCATGTCGCTCAAGCTGAAGCCTTCGGCGGACGCTTATTTGCTGCTGGCGCGGCTGGATTTGGCGGAAAATGATCCAGCCGCCGCTGAACAGAATGTAAACCACGCTCTGCAACTCGAACCCGGGAGCGCCGCAGCCGCCGCGCTCAAGCGCGACATTGCCTCGGCACTGTCGAAATCGCCATCCCGGTAG
- a CDS encoding NAD-dependent deacylase, producing MEKSGKVFILTGAGVSAESGIPVFQGTNWRGRSHYELANIDAWRADPGLVWDYYSERRKRARDAKPNRAHQALAEFERSRPAGSCFLCTQNVDGLHEAAGSVNVLHIHGKLFENRCADECGKPAVADSSGYSAGDLPLCVCGALLRPNVCWFGEQPYEMDRVHEELEQCDVFLAIGTSGSVQPVASFVAMLKQRRKPARTIFAGLERPANAHYFDDVRLGPASVTVPEVLRGL from the coding sequence ATGGAGAAATCCGGCAAAGTGTTCATCCTCACCGGAGCGGGCGTCAGCGCGGAAAGCGGCATTCCGGTGTTCCAAGGGACCAACTGGCGCGGACGCAGTCATTACGAACTGGCCAACATTGACGCTTGGCGCGCCGATCCCGGCTTGGTCTGGGACTATTATTCTGAGCGGAGGAAGCGGGCGCGCGATGCCAAGCCGAACCGAGCGCACCAGGCGCTGGCGGAGTTTGAGCGGTCGCGGCCGGCAGGTAGTTGCTTCCTGTGCACGCAGAACGTTGACGGTCTGCACGAAGCCGCGGGGTCAGTGAACGTGCTGCATATCCACGGCAAGCTGTTCGAGAACCGTTGTGCGGATGAATGCGGTAAACCAGCCGTCGCCGACTCCAGCGGATACAGCGCGGGCGATCTGCCGCTTTGCGTCTGCGGAGCGCTGCTGCGCCCCAACGTTTGCTGGTTCGGCGAGCAGCCGTACGAAATGGACCGCGTGCATGAAGAACTGGAACAGTGCGACGTGTTTCTGGCGATCGGCACATCCGGGTCCGTTCAGCCGGTGGCCAGCTTTGTGGCGATGCTAAAACAGCGCCGCAAACCGGCGAGGACGATCTTCGCCGGACTGGAGCGGCCGGCCAACGCACACTACTTTGACGACGTGCGATTGGGGCCAGCGTCCGTGACCGTGCCTGAAGTGCTTCGCGGCTTGTGA
- a CDS encoding sigma-54 dependent transcriptional regulator, with protein sequence MMTNILIVEDEPRMRRLLEISLGEDGHTVHTAADAETGLKLLRKETIGLIVTDLKLPGMNGLEFLQEAKRMNSGIPIIVMTAYGTVETAVEAMKAGASDYVLKPFTMAEMKLVVNKELDVQKVRDENRTLKEALGHRYRFQNIVARSAKMQEVLALVERVAPTNSTVLLGGESGVGKDLIARAIHQNSRRAAGPFIKVNSTAIPDTLFESELFGFEKGAFTGALASKPGKFELADKGTLFLDEIGDVPAPIQVKLLRVLQEREFERLGGTRTLKVDVRLLAATNRDLRAALEQGTFREDLYYRLNVVPIDIPPLRERKEDIPELVTHFLERYARDNGKAIRGITPAALEKLAAYHWPGNVRQLENTIERAVALSHVSSKNAATQEASTQNASTQSQGGSAQSASAQDGALLDVNDIYLDAGQPKPASGTGNAFLPEGMTLEQWEDEMVREALRRANGNKSQAARLLGLSRNALRYRLSKLGVPDEGE encoded by the coding sequence ATCATGACCAACATCCTCATCGTCGAAGACGAACCCCGTATGCGCCGCCTGCTGGAGATCAGCCTGGGCGAAGACGGCCACACCGTCCACACGGCGGCGGACGCGGAAACCGGATTGAAGCTCCTGCGCAAAGAAACCATCGGCCTGATCGTCACTGACCTCAAGCTGCCCGGCATGAATGGCCTGGAATTTCTGCAAGAGGCCAAGCGCATGAACTCGGGAATTCCTATTATCGTCATGACCGCCTACGGCACCGTCGAAACCGCCGTGGAAGCCATGAAGGCCGGCGCCAGCGACTACGTGCTCAAGCCCTTCACCATGGCCGAGATGAAGCTGGTGGTGAACAAAGAGCTTGACGTCCAGAAGGTGCGCGACGAAAACCGCACGCTCAAAGAAGCTCTGGGCCACCGCTACCGCTTTCAGAACATTGTTGCCCGTAGCGCCAAGATGCAGGAAGTGCTGGCGCTGGTAGAACGCGTGGCGCCCACCAACTCGACTGTGCTGCTGGGCGGCGAGAGCGGCGTAGGCAAAGACCTGATCGCCCGAGCCATCCACCAGAATTCGCGCCGCGCCGCGGGGCCGTTCATCAAGGTCAACAGCACGGCCATTCCGGACACGCTTTTTGAAAGCGAGCTGTTCGGCTTCGAAAAAGGTGCGTTCACCGGAGCGCTGGCCAGCAAGCCGGGCAAATTCGAACTCGCCGACAAAGGCACGCTCTTCCTGGACGAAATCGGCGACGTGCCCGCGCCCATCCAGGTGAAGCTGCTGCGCGTCCTGCAGGAGCGCGAGTTCGAGCGCCTGGGCGGGACCAGGACGCTCAAGGTTGACGTCCGGCTGCTGGCGGCGACCAATCGCGACCTGCGCGCCGCCCTGGAGCAAGGAACTTTCCGCGAAGACCTTTACTACCGCCTCAACGTGGTGCCCATTGATATTCCTCCGCTGCGCGAACGCAAAGAAGACATCCCCGAGCTGGTGACGCACTTTCTGGAACGCTACGCGCGCGACAACGGGAAGGCCATTCGCGGGATCACGCCCGCGGCCCTGGAGAAACTGGCCGCGTACCACTGGCCGGGGAACGTCCGCCAACTGGAGAACACCATTGAGCGTGCGGTGGCGCTTTCCCATGTGTCTTCAAAAAATGCCGCCACACAAGAAGCGTCTACTCAAAACGCCTCAACACAATCACAAGGCGGCTCGGCGCAAAGCGCGTCGGCGCAAGACGGCGCGCTGCTGGACGTGAATGACATCTACCTGGACGCCGGCCAGCCCAAGCCCGCCAGCGGTACCGGCAACGCCTTTCTGCCCGAAGGCATGACGCTGGAACAGTGGGAGGACGAGATGGTCCGCGAAGCTCTCCGCCGGGCCAACGGCAACAAGAGCCAGGCCGCGCGTCTGCTGGGACTGTCGAGGAATGCGCTGCGGTATAGGCTGTCAAAGCTTGGTGTGCCTGACGAAGGCGAGTGA
- a CDS encoding hydrogenase, whose amino-acid sequence MEDNKRRLMWHGMFLFLLGLLTGFVETKFANPRMGLAAHLEGVMNGTFLVALGAVWTEVRLAPRLKVTAYWSALYATYVNWAVTTLGAVLGTAALSPITSAGHSAVPWQEGLVTGLFMSVGLACVGSTLLFLWGLRKSAAA is encoded by the coding sequence ATGGAAGATAACAAGCGTCGTTTGATGTGGCACGGCATGTTCCTGTTCTTATTGGGACTGCTCACCGGCTTTGTCGAAACCAAGTTCGCCAACCCGCGCATGGGGCTCGCCGCTCATCTGGAAGGCGTGATGAACGGGACCTTCCTGGTCGCGCTGGGCGCCGTGTGGACGGAAGTACGACTCGCCCCGCGGCTCAAGGTCACCGCCTACTGGAGCGCGCTGTACGCCACGTACGTCAACTGGGCAGTCACCACGCTGGGGGCGGTCCTGGGGACGGCGGCCCTTTCGCCCATCACCTCAGCCGGCCACAGCGCAGTGCCCTGGCAGGAAGGACTGGTGACGGGGCTGTTCATGAGCGTCGGACTGGCCTGCGTTGGGTCAACGTTGCTGTTTCTCTGGGGACTGCGCAAGTCGGCGGCGGCGTGA
- a CDS encoding DUF2541 family protein, which yields MKKVLITLFALAVMLYVAPAAHAQRGWVYLGQAHVDGQHDHDNIEVGANAGRYRGIQLRVNNGPIEFDHVVVHYGNGEPETLQVRQVIRAGGRSRVIPLQGDRIVQSLELWYSKANPASGKPEVNLWGRR from the coding sequence ATGAAGAAAGTTCTGATCACACTTTTTGCGCTGGCTGTGATGCTGTACGTTGCTCCAGCGGCCCACGCCCAACGCGGCTGGGTTTACCTGGGACAGGCCCACGTGGACGGCCAGCATGACCACGACAACATTGAAGTCGGCGCCAATGCCGGACGCTATCGCGGCATACAGCTGCGCGTGAACAACGGGCCCATCGAATTCGACCACGTGGTGGTCCACTACGGCAATGGCGAACCGGAGACACTGCAGGTGCGTCAGGTTATCCGCGCCGGCGGCCGCAGCCGCGTTATCCCGCTGCAGGGCGACCGCATCGTACAGAGCCTGGAACTGTGGTACTCCAAGGCCAACCCGGCGTCGGGCAAACCGGAAGTCAATCTCTGGGGACGACGCTAG